The following proteins are co-located in the Marinomonas profundi genome:
- a CDS encoding Fis family transcriptional regulator, translated as MKKSDKKIENALREALTKVCETALASVNGFVWLTHLVDYNAFPNSLKIVCVFDTDEALSNAIDAKQNDYLYELIKCELNVVNIKLDKLRQSVSFDTEEACERSHAGKWHERLARRQSKVMLH; from the coding sequence ATGAAAAAATCCGATAAAAAAATAGAAAATGCCCTTCGAGAGGCTCTGACTAAGGTGTGTGAAACAGCACTGGCGTCTGTTAATGGGTTTGTTTGGTTAACGCATTTAGTGGATTACAATGCGTTTCCTAATTCACTCAAGATCGTTTGTGTTTTTGACACCGACGAGGCCTTGTCTAACGCTATTGACGCTAAGCAAAATGATTATTTATATGAGCTTATCAAGTGCGAATTAAATGTCGTTAACATCAAGCTTGATAAGCTTCGCCAGTCGGTGAGTTTTGATACTGAAGAAGCCTGCGAGCGTTCCCATGCGGGTAAATGGCATGAACGACTCGCGAGGCGACAAAGCAAAGTGATGCTGCATTAA
- a CDS encoding DUF4276 family protein, protein MKLFVEGGGNSNQLNTECRKGFTQFVTAAGVSKRPRIVACGSRNDAYDSFCTEIKSGNPAMLLVDSEAAIIAAHQKDKDSSKWTPWEHLKQRQGDEWDKPAGATDVQCHFMVECMENWFLADRVTLEKFFGQGFHLASLPAVDRAIESVPKTEAYSMLKKSTLKSKKSEYGKGNHSFKLLAEINPNLVIAASPWADRFITELKKAMKC, encoded by the coding sequence GTGAAATTATTTGTAGAAGGTGGAGGTAACAGTAACCAACTTAATACCGAATGTCGTAAAGGCTTCACCCAGTTTGTTACGGCAGCGGGTGTTAGCAAGCGCCCTCGTATTGTTGCTTGCGGCAGTCGTAATGATGCATACGACAGTTTTTGTACAGAAATTAAGAGTGGCAACCCTGCCATGCTGTTGGTGGACAGTGAAGCAGCGATAATAGCAGCCCACCAGAAAGATAAAGATTCAAGTAAATGGACGCCTTGGGAACACTTAAAGCAGCGACAAGGAGATGAATGGGATAAACCCGCAGGTGCGACCGATGTTCAATGCCACTTTATGGTGGAATGCATGGAAAACTGGTTTTTAGCCGATAGGGTTACCTTGGAAAAATTTTTCGGCCAAGGGTTTCACCTGGCATCTTTACCCGCTGTTGATCGAGCCATTGAGTCAGTGCCTAAAACGGAGGCATACAGTATGCTCAAAAAATCGACGTTAAAAAGCAAAAAAAGCGAATATGGGAAGGGTAACCACTCATTTAAACTACTGGCAGAAATCAACCCCAATCTCGTCATTGCTGCTTCTCCTTGGGCTGATCGCTTTATTACAGAATTAAAGAAAGCGATGAAATGTTAG
- the aguA gene encoding agmatine deiminase: protein MSALYTSPILDGFRMPAEHEPQEQVWMAWPTREDNWREKGKYAQPEFVAVASAIAKFTPVTFIVGAAHYQQARSALPDHIRLIEIPSDDCWMRDIGATYVVNDQGERRANSWQFNAWGGELDGLYDAWQQDNAVAEKMAAITGDYVYEAPLILEGGSIHVDGEGTLYTTEECLLHPSRNPDLSKADIEDLLKVYLNVEKIIWLKNGLFNDETNGHIDNILHVIRPGVVALTDCNDPNDPQYAISQDALRVLSQTTDAKGRTLEIIKLPLPGPLFVSADEAKNLTESPYMNRQVGERLAASYANFLICNEGIVFPLLDDNTDEQAKQILQGAFPNHQVIGVPARNILLGGGNIHCITQQVPKKHAI, encoded by the coding sequence ATGAGCGCACTGTATACCTCCCCTATACTAGACGGCTTTCGCATGCCAGCAGAACACGAGCCGCAAGAGCAAGTTTGGATGGCTTGGCCCACCCGCGAAGACAACTGGCGCGAAAAAGGCAAATACGCTCAACCAGAGTTTGTTGCCGTGGCGTCCGCCATTGCTAAGTTCACGCCAGTCACCTTTATTGTTGGTGCGGCTCATTACCAACAAGCACGCTCTGCTCTACCCGATCACATACGGTTAATTGAAATCCCTTCTGACGATTGCTGGATGCGCGACATAGGCGCCACTTATGTGGTGAACGATCAGGGCGAACGCCGAGCCAATAGCTGGCAGTTTAACGCATGGGGAGGCGAATTAGACGGCTTATACGATGCTTGGCAACAAGACAATGCCGTGGCAGAAAAAATGGCCGCCATCACAGGCGATTATGTTTATGAAGCGCCCTTGATTTTAGAAGGCGGCTCTATTCATGTGGATGGCGAAGGCACCCTGTATACAACAGAGGAGTGTTTGCTTCATCCAAGCCGGAACCCAGATTTAAGCAAGGCAGACATTGAAGATTTATTAAAAGTCTATTTGAACGTCGAAAAAATCATCTGGCTAAAAAACGGATTATTCAACGACGAAACCAACGGTCATATCGACAATATCCTGCACGTGATTCGCCCCGGTGTGGTCGCCCTAACCGATTGCAACGACCCAAACGACCCGCAATATGCCATTAGCCAAGATGCGTTGCGCGTATTAAGCCAAACCACCGATGCAAAGGGACGAACACTGGAGATCATCAAACTGCCACTGCCGGGGCCGCTTTTTGTCTCAGCAGACGAAGCCAAAAACCTAACTGAAAGCCCTTATATGAATCGCCAAGTGGGCGAACGCCTTGCCGCCTCTTACGCCAATTTTTTAATCTGTAATGAAGGCATCGTGTTTCCATTACTTGACGACAACACCGACGAGCAAGCGAAACAGATTCTACAAGGCGCGTTTCCGAATCATCAGGTTATTGGTGTGCCTGCGAGAAACATATTACTCGGTGGCGGAAACATTCATTGCATTACTCAGCAAGTACCGAAAAAACATGCCATTTAA
- the hemG gene encoding menaquinone-dependent protoporphyrinogen IX dehydrogenase: protein MSNTLLIYSTTDGHTKKISLTMQAFIETQGHNVTLVAVEDATAETLANHDKVVIGASIRYGKHQKVVADFITHHKALLENKPSAFYTVNLVARKPEKCQPDTNPYIIKFLAQLDWQPSLQGVFAGKLNYPQYGLIDRNMIRFIMWMTKGPTDPSTNVEFTDWQSVNRFAQAVCDMALDNDN from the coding sequence ATGTCTAATACTTTATTGATTTACTCCACCACAGACGGTCACACAAAAAAGATCAGCCTAACAATGCAAGCTTTCATCGAAACTCAAGGCCACAACGTCACCCTTGTTGCGGTAGAAGACGCCACCGCAGAGACTCTTGCCAATCATGACAAAGTCGTCATTGGCGCCAGTATTCGCTATGGCAAACACCAAAAAGTCGTCGCCGACTTTATTACCCACCATAAAGCACTGCTTGAAAACAAACCCAGCGCGTTTTATACGGTGAACCTCGTTGCTCGCAAGCCTGAAAAATGTCAACCGGATACTAATCCATACATTATTAAATTCTTAGCGCAACTCGATTGGCAACCCAGTTTACAAGGCGTGTTTGCTGGAAAATTAAATTATCCGCAATACGGCTTGATCGACCGGAACATGATTCGTTTTATCATGTGGATGACCAAAGGCCCCACCGACCCAAGCACTAATGTGGAGTTTACCGACTGGCAGAGCGTTAATCGCTTCGCTCAAGCGGTCTGTGATATGGCGTTAGACAACGATAATTAA
- the argC gene encoding N-acetyl-gamma-glutamyl-phosphate reductase, giving the protein MKKVFIDGETGTTGLQVKDRLVNHPHIEIISIDPAKKRDVEEKRRLMKEADVTVLCLPDDAAKDSVLLAKQEGCRILDASSVHRVAEGWVYGLPELDVTQRDKIKNAQFVSNPGCYPTGVILLLKPLIEAGLLSASYDYSINAVSGYSGGGNALIDRFESADDTPIFGAYGLAFNHKHLAEMKKWSDLDKTPIFVPSVGNFRQGMLSFLPIQLNGDVTMEQLQAKLAEVYANDTFVTVNGFNVIVDNATPFLTPHGLEDTNQIELSVLSEPGNKSGILVAKLDNLGKGASGAAVQNLNIMLGFDEDIAVNLR; this is encoded by the coding sequence GTGAAAAAAGTATTTATTGATGGCGAAACAGGCACCACAGGTCTGCAAGTAAAAGATCGCCTAGTGAATCACCCACACATTGAAATAATTAGTATTGATCCAGCTAAAAAGCGCGATGTGGAAGAAAAGCGCCGCCTGATGAAAGAAGCGGACGTAACCGTGCTTTGTCTACCAGATGATGCCGCAAAAGACAGCGTTCTATTGGCGAAACAAGAAGGCTGCCGTATTTTGGACGCCAGCTCGGTTCACCGTGTCGCCGAAGGTTGGGTTTATGGCTTGCCTGAACTCGATGTCACGCAGCGCGATAAAATCAAAAATGCCCAGTTTGTTTCTAATCCTGGCTGTTACCCAACGGGGGTGATCTTACTCTTAAAACCCTTGATTGAAGCGGGCTTATTGTCTGCCTCTTATGACTATTCAATCAATGCGGTCTCGGGTTACAGCGGTGGCGGCAACGCGCTCATTGATCGCTTCGAAAGCGCTGACGACACGCCTATCTTTGGTGCTTATGGCTTAGCGTTCAACCACAAACACCTAGCCGAAATGAAAAAATGGTCAGACTTAGACAAGACCCCTATTTTTGTACCAAGCGTAGGTAACTTCCGCCAAGGCATGTTGAGTTTCTTACCCATTCAACTAAACGGCGATGTCACCATGGAACAGCTACAAGCTAAACTGGCCGAAGTGTATGCCAACGACACCTTTGTCACCGTCAATGGTTTTAATGTGATCGTCGATAACGCCACCCCCTTCTTAACGCCACACGGCCTAGAAGACACCAACCAAATAGAGTTATCCGTTCTCAGCGAACCGGGCAATAAATCAGGCATACTGGTTGCAAAACTCGACAACCTCGGCAAAGGCGCCTCTGGTGCAGCCGTACAAAACCTCAACATCATGCTGGGTTTTGACGAAGACATTGCAGTAAATCTACGCTAA
- the hisA gene encoding phosphoribosylformimino-5-aminoimidazole carboxamide ribotide isomerase, protein MTQFRPCIDLHQGKVKQIVGGSLNDKGATENFISEHNAEHYANMYREHGLTGGHVIALGKGNQEEALSALRAYPNGLQFGGGVKDSNAASYLAAGASHVIVTSYLFENGEFSWDRLDKIKRETGTDRLVLDLSCRRTKDGWYIATDRWQTITSTQVNQENLIELANHCDEFLIHAADVEGLQAGIDEDLVTLLGQGCPVAVTYAGGARSLADLKRVHELSNGKVDLTIGSALDIFGGKGVTLDECILWNQSQNNRIAV, encoded by the coding sequence GTGACCCAGTTCCGTCCTTGTATCGATCTGCACCAAGGCAAGGTTAAGCAAATTGTAGGTGGAAGCCTCAATGACAAAGGCGCCACAGAGAATTTTATCAGTGAACACAACGCCGAACATTATGCCAATATGTATCGTGAACATGGCCTCACTGGCGGACACGTTATTGCGTTAGGTAAAGGCAACCAAGAAGAGGCGTTAAGCGCCCTTCGCGCTTATCCTAATGGTTTACAATTTGGCGGCGGCGTTAAAGACAGCAATGCAGCAAGCTATCTAGCCGCTGGGGCGTCTCATGTTATTGTCACCTCTTATTTGTTTGAAAACGGCGAGTTTTCATGGGATCGCTTAGATAAGATCAAGCGTGAAACAGGCACCGATCGATTGGTACTGGATTTGAGTTGTCGCCGTACAAAAGACGGCTGGTACATTGCCACAGATCGCTGGCAAACCATTACCTCGACACAAGTCAATCAAGAAAATTTAATCGAACTGGCCAACCACTGCGACGAATTTCTTATTCACGCGGCGGACGTGGAAGGTTTGCAAGCGGGCATCGATGAAGACTTAGTCACGCTTCTCGGTCAAGGCTGCCCTGTTGCTGTGACTTACGCTGGAGGCGCGCGCTCCCTAGCAGACTTAAAGCGCGTGCATGAATTATCCAATGGAAAAGTCGATTTAACCATCGGCAGCGCCTTGGATATTTTTGGCGGCAAAGGTGTGACATTAGACGAATGCATTTTATGGAACCAGTCTCAAAATAATCGCATTGCCGTTTAA
- a CDS encoding AAA family ATPase, with product MLLKSIQLTNFLSYGDESTMVELKPLNIVIGANGSGKSNLIEAIELIRSAPKDLLTPIRDGGGIRDWLWKGITPPPIATINAVFEHPKGQSALRYLLSFTEVSQRFEIIDERIESEEPRSGHHKPYILYKYENGHGVLNVKGKNRTLKHEDIDISASILAQRKDPDQYPEVSYLGDVFSKIRLYREWSFGRYTPPRMPQKADMRNDYLEPDCRNLGLVLNQIGRDPMAKKRIINALQSLYEGVDDYYIQMEGGTVQVFLHEGPLSIPATRLSDGTLRYLCLLAILCHPNPPPLICIEEPELGLHPDVIPTVAELLKEASERTQLIVTTHSDILVDAMTDQPESVLVAEKNESGSHLTRLNAESLKPWLEKYRLGQLWTRGDIGGTRW from the coding sequence ATGTTACTAAAGTCCATACAACTAACGAACTTTTTAAGTTATGGCGATGAGTCAACTATGGTTGAACTCAAGCCACTTAATATAGTGATAGGAGCAAATGGTTCTGGTAAGTCAAACTTAATTGAAGCTATCGAGTTAATTCGCTCTGCGCCTAAAGACCTACTGACACCGATTCGTGATGGTGGCGGTATCCGTGATTGGTTATGGAAAGGCATTACGCCACCGCCGATAGCCACTATTAATGCCGTGTTTGAACACCCTAAAGGGCAATCAGCCCTTAGGTATCTATTAAGCTTTACAGAGGTTTCGCAACGGTTTGAAATCATTGATGAAAGGATTGAAAGCGAAGAACCGAGAAGTGGTCACCATAAACCTTATATTTTGTATAAATATGAAAATGGTCATGGTGTTCTGAACGTAAAAGGCAAAAACCGAACATTAAAGCATGAAGATATTGATATTTCAGCGTCTATTCTTGCTCAGCGTAAAGACCCTGACCAGTATCCTGAAGTGAGCTATTTGGGCGATGTATTCTCAAAAATTCGCCTTTACCGTGAATGGAGCTTTGGCCGCTATACACCACCACGTATGCCGCAAAAAGCGGATATGCGAAATGATTATTTAGAACCAGATTGCAGAAACCTTGGCTTGGTACTCAACCAAATTGGCCGTGACCCCATGGCTAAAAAACGTATTATTAATGCGCTTCAATCTTTATATGAAGGCGTAGATGATTATTACATTCAAATGGAAGGTGGAACCGTTCAGGTTTTTTTACATGAAGGGCCACTCTCAATTCCGGCAACGCGCCTCTCCGATGGCACTCTGCGTTATTTATGTCTGCTGGCCATTCTCTGTCACCCAAATCCACCGCCATTGATTTGTATCGAAGAACCAGAGTTGGGCCTGCATCCAGATGTCATTCCTACCGTTGCAGAGCTACTAAAAGAAGCCTCAGAGCGGACACAGCTTATTGTCACCACACACTCAGACATATTAGTTGATGCAATGACAGATCAACCCGAATCAGTTTTAGTTGCTGAAAAAAATGAGTCGGGCAGTCATTTAACACGTTTGAATGCAGAGAGTCTTAAGCCTTGGTTAGAAAAATACCGTTTAGGCCAACTTTGGACAAGAGGTGACATTGGAGGGACTCGCTGGTGA
- a CDS encoding sigma-54 interaction domain-containing protein: MSSPKLFMHVQDPLLASNLLSLQSVRQYELNLSHQGESWLEQLTSAQCDVALIEVNSLHDSALKALINSPVLYKTEFLFFSQGTPDPILDCLMRKGAGFHYRAPFNIKLIQSSLEEVFCELNPSHESISTQTSYLDQFGLLVGSSTAMHSLYRTIRKVATTNANAFIIGESGTGKELIANTLHVFSQRAEGPFVAINCGALSPELIDSELFGHVKGAFTGAHKDHQGVFEQAEGGTLFLDEVTEMPYEQQVKLLRVLESGEYKPVGAQHVKMANVRIIAATNRALKEAIRDEIFREDLYFRLAQFPIMAPRLRDRDGDTCGLAQHFLAYRNTQDGQRKQLSTPSLEKIGRYSWPGNVRELKHAIERAYILADNVIHPEHLITDDVNDQTKNDASRGVPTGMRLDDIEKIAILKTLKKNDGNKTDTANQLGISIKTLYNKLEKYEQMDFL; the protein is encoded by the coding sequence ATGTCTTCACCAAAGCTGTTTATGCATGTTCAAGACCCATTATTAGCTTCAAATCTACTGTCACTACAAAGCGTTCGACAATACGAGCTTAACCTTAGCCATCAGGGTGAAAGCTGGCTAGAGCAGCTCACCAGCGCCCAATGTGATGTCGCTCTGATTGAAGTCAACTCCTTGCATGACAGCGCGTTAAAAGCCCTGATTAATAGCCCTGTCCTTTATAAAACAGAATTTTTATTTTTTAGCCAAGGAACACCGGATCCGATACTGGATTGCCTGATGCGTAAAGGCGCTGGTTTTCACTATCGTGCGCCCTTTAATATCAAGCTGATTCAATCTTCATTAGAAGAAGTCTTTTGCGAACTCAACCCTTCTCACGAAAGCATCAGCACACAAACCAGCTATCTGGATCAATTTGGCTTGTTAGTTGGCTCGTCTACGGCCATGCACTCGCTTTATCGCACCATTCGTAAAGTCGCTACCACCAACGCCAACGCGTTTATCATTGGCGAAAGCGGCACAGGCAAAGAGTTGATCGCTAACACCTTGCACGTTTTTAGCCAACGAGCAGAAGGTCCGTTTGTGGCGATCAACTGCGGCGCCCTAAGCCCAGAACTCATCGACAGCGAATTATTTGGTCACGTCAAAGGCGCTTTTACCGGAGCCCACAAAGATCATCAAGGCGTCTTCGAACAAGCCGAAGGTGGCACGCTATTTTTAGACGAAGTCACCGAAATGCCCTACGAGCAACAAGTTAAACTATTAAGAGTACTCGAAAGCGGTGAATACAAACCGGTTGGCGCTCAACACGTAAAAATGGCCAACGTACGAATTATTGCGGCCACCAATCGTGCGTTGAAAGAGGCGATTCGTGACGAAATTTTTCGTGAAGACCTGTATTTTCGTTTGGCACAATTCCCCATTATGGCGCCAAGACTCAGAGACCGCGACGGTGACACCTGTGGCCTTGCGCAACACTTTTTGGCTTACCGCAATACTCAAGATGGCCAACGTAAACAGCTTTCTACACCAAGCCTAGAAAAAATTGGCCGTTACTCTTGGCCCGGCAATGTGAGGGAACTCAAACACGCCATTGAACGCGCCTATATTCTTGCTGACAATGTCATTCATCCAGAACACCTTATCACCGATGATGTCAATGATCAGACGAAAAACGACGCAAGCCGTGGCGTACCGACAGGAATGCGTCTAGACGACATAGAAAAAATCGCCATACTCAAAACTCTAAAAAAGAACGATGGTAATAAAACCGATACGGCGAATCAGCTGGGCATTAGCATCAAAACCCTTTACAACAAGCTCGAAAAATATGAACAGATGGATTTTTTATAG
- the rsgA gene encoding GTPase RsgA, with protein sequence MDSTFTLLELGWQAYFQQQLSLDDLESNRIARICAQKGSQYELASEFGLFTLESNSETPTMTVGDWVVTDTEHHFLRLLEPSSIFENSASNIDTVFLICALNQDFNLALIKRYLEMTHDAQANAVVVLTKADLSDDAAEKRALVEKLDPLLIVETVNALDANSLRCLSPFLKKGKTIALLGAVGSGKSALINTLMQTAEEGTTPKNIGESGALKIMPSGAILLDTKSMRERQIAQFDSSAIANFADIIALEKDCRFSDCHHQGEPGCAIKGAVKANRLDTQRVADFMLLRNEDSDNDQVTRSKPQEKFYRSAQSDIRARKHSSAE encoded by the coding sequence ATGGATTCCACGTTCACTTTATTGGAGTTAGGCTGGCAGGCTTACTTTCAACAACAGTTATCATTGGATGATTTAGAGTCTAACCGTATTGCTCGTATCTGCGCTCAAAAAGGCAGTCAATATGAGCTTGCTAGTGAGTTCGGATTGTTTACTTTAGAAAGCAATTCAGAGACGCCCACCATGACGGTAGGTGATTGGGTGGTAACAGACACCGAACACCACTTTTTGCGCCTTTTAGAACCCAGCTCGATATTTGAAAACAGTGCGTCCAATATCGACACGGTGTTTTTAATCTGTGCGCTCAATCAAGATTTCAATTTGGCGCTGATCAAACGCTATTTAGAGATGACCCATGACGCCCAAGCCAACGCCGTTGTTGTACTCACAAAAGCAGACTTAAGTGACGACGCCGCTGAAAAACGCGCTCTAGTGGAAAAACTGGATCCCTTGCTGATAGTTGAAACCGTGAACGCCTTGGATGCTAATAGCTTACGCTGCTTATCGCCCTTCCTTAAAAAAGGCAAAACCATTGCCTTGCTTGGCGCAGTCGGCTCAGGTAAGTCCGCTTTAATCAACACGCTAATGCAAACCGCTGAAGAAGGCACAACCCCTAAAAACATTGGTGAGTCTGGCGCCTTAAAAATCATGCCCTCTGGTGCTATCTTGCTCGACACAAAAAGCATGCGCGAGCGACAGATTGCACAGTTCGACAGCAGTGCTATTGCTAACTTTGCCGACATTATTGCATTGGAAAAAGACTGCCGTTTCAGTGATTGCCACCACCAAGGTGAACCAGGTTGCGCCATTAAAGGCGCGGTTAAAGCCAACCGCTTAGATACTCAACGTGTGGCTGACTTTATGTTACTGCGTAACGAAGACAGTGATAATGATCAAGTAACCAGATCGAAACCACAGGAAAAGTTCTATCGTAGCGCACAATCAGACATACGCGCGCGCAAACACAGCTCTGCCGAGTAA